Proteins from one Arthrobacter sp. DNA4 genomic window:
- a CDS encoding ABC transporter ATP-binding protein translates to MIEVKNLVRTFKSGDRTIKPVNDVSFVLEQGTLASIVGKSGSGKSTLLSLLGALDKPTSGDVVVDGVSLASLPDTKLTEYRRRDIGFVFQQFNLIPNLSALDNVMLPMEFAGVRRAARLQRAKDLLEQVQLDPSKHDRRINRLSGGEQQRVAIARALANEPKLILADEPTGNLDEQTGDHIIELLSSLSRDHNTTILVVTHDKVLANKTDRRFRLQQGKLTEEPVRGRSAVVATA, encoded by the coding sequence ATGATTGAAGTCAAGAACCTCGTCCGCACCTTCAAGTCCGGTGACCGCACCATCAAGCCGGTCAACGACGTCAGCTTTGTCCTGGAGCAGGGCACCCTGGCCTCCATCGTGGGCAAGAGCGGCAGCGGCAAGAGCACCCTGCTGTCCCTGCTGGGCGCGCTGGACAAACCCACCAGCGGGGACGTCGTGGTGGACGGCGTCAGCCTGGCAAGCCTGCCGGACACCAAGCTGACGGAATACCGACGCCGGGACATCGGCTTCGTGTTCCAGCAGTTCAACCTGATCCCCAACCTGTCCGCCCTGGACAACGTCATGCTGCCCATGGAGTTCGCCGGGGTCCGCAGGGCCGCCCGGCTGCAGCGCGCCAAGGACTTACTGGAACAGGTCCAGCTTGATCCGTCCAAGCACGACCGGCGGATCAACAGGCTCTCCGGCGGCGAGCAGCAGCGCGTGGCCATTGCCCGTGCCCTGGCCAACGAGCCGAAGCTGATCCTGGCCGACGAGCCGACCGGCAACCTGGATGAGCAGACCGGCGACCACATCATCGAGCTCCTCAGCTCACTGAGCCGCGACCACAACACCACCATCCTGGTGGTCACCCACGACAAGGTCCTGGCGAACAAGACCGACCGCCGGTTCCGCCTGCAGCAGGGCAAGCTGACGGAAGAGCCGGTCCGGGGACGGAGCGCCGTCGTCGCCACGGCCTGA
- a CDS encoding Gfo/Idh/MocA family protein, with amino-acid sequence MTAPIAKPWLSTQPNQDPRSATGAPLRWGIIATGSIARAVSQDLALLDDAELYAVSSRAQDSADAFAVAYDFSKAYGDDGGVPGYQRLLADDAVDVVYVATPHAQHHEMVLAALNAGKHVLCEKAFTINAREAAELIEVARSRKLFLMEAVWSRFLPSMQRAFEIAASGELGDIHWVTADLGFPAPYSPTARLWARKDGGGALLDLSVYPLLWALGTLGFPQTVSATGFVNDDGVDAQNALSLGYGHAAQVQLTSSLLAHGPRTATVVSSLGFLQSVGSINNPRELVIAKGWEDRRTETFDVVGKGYAYELREVMRCVQQGLTESPVMPLEDTLNTMRLFDGVRAQLGVTYPNDSHQQDPQRRRTTAAGSSCPNVKSP; translated from the coding sequence ATGACTGCTCCGATCGCAAAGCCGTGGCTTTCCACCCAGCCCAACCAGGATCCCCGGTCCGCCACCGGGGCTCCCCTGCGCTGGGGAATCATCGCCACGGGCAGCATTGCCCGCGCCGTCTCCCAGGATCTCGCGCTGCTTGATGATGCCGAACTGTACGCGGTCAGTTCCAGGGCGCAGGACAGCGCGGACGCGTTTGCCGTGGCGTATGACTTTTCCAAGGCGTACGGGGACGACGGCGGGGTGCCCGGCTACCAGCGGCTGCTCGCCGATGACGCCGTGGATGTTGTGTACGTCGCGACGCCGCACGCGCAGCACCACGAGATGGTTCTCGCCGCCCTCAACGCCGGCAAGCACGTGCTGTGCGAGAAGGCTTTCACCATCAACGCCCGGGAAGCGGCGGAGCTCATCGAGGTGGCGCGCAGCCGGAAGCTTTTCCTCATGGAGGCGGTCTGGAGCCGGTTCCTGCCCTCGATGCAGCGTGCCTTCGAAATCGCTGCTTCCGGAGAGCTGGGCGACATCCATTGGGTGACCGCTGACCTTGGCTTCCCGGCACCGTACTCTCCCACCGCGAGGCTGTGGGCCCGGAAGGACGGCGGGGGCGCACTGCTGGATCTGTCCGTCTACCCGCTCCTATGGGCGCTCGGCACGCTCGGCTTCCCGCAGACCGTGAGCGCCACAGGCTTCGTCAACGACGACGGCGTCGATGCGCAGAACGCCCTGAGCCTTGGTTACGGCCACGCCGCCCAGGTCCAGCTCACCTCCTCCCTGTTGGCCCACGGACCCCGCACTGCCACGGTGGTAAGCAGCCTGGGCTTCCTGCAAAGCGTTGGTTCCATCAACAACCCCCGCGAACTCGTCATCGCCAAGGGGTGGGAGGATCGCCGGACGGAGACCTTCGACGTCGTGGGAAAGGGCTACGCCTACGAGCTGCGCGAGGTGATGAGGTGTGTCCAGCAGGGGCTGACCGAGAGTCCGGTCATGCCGCTTGAGGACACCCTGAACACCATGCGCCTCTTCGACGGTGTGCGCGCCCAACTCGGAGTGACCTACCCCAACGACAGCCACCAGCAGGATCCTCAAAGGCGGCGTACGACGGCGGCGGGCAGCTCTTGCCCGAACGTAAAGTCACCGTGA